The Solanum stenotomum isolate F172 unplaced genomic scaffold, ASM1918654v1 scaffold16821, whole genome shotgun sequence nucleotide sequence TGATATTTATGTTGATATAAAATGGTAAATATTCGATGAATTTAATTGAAATATACACGAGTTGGGCTAGCCCAATCTTTTTTTCCACTATATTGAAGTAGTAATTGCAAAAACGAGTGCACCATagtcaaattaatatatttatatttcactAGCATATAAAGATGCCAGTCTTTTTCCACTACATATAAATTGACTGGTCTTTGCAAAAGTCAAGTTGACCAAGTCATATACACATAtactaaatttttaataaacattaaaatatattaaattcataattttaatttattgataagAACCTAAAAATTGAACTAGTCATATTAAGATCCTAAATCTGTTTTTGACCATAATATTTGGCTAAATGAACCTAACGATAATCTTACCAAGATGTAATATTATTCGTTTTGAGTCAAACTCGAACAATTTCCCCAACAAGCCTTACATCATTAAGAAtattatcattcattttatacgtagtttccttttcttttcaatgtACATGATTTTTTGTTTGCACCCCCCACCTTCCCTTTTAATTATATGTGTCACCCCAAACTATTTGAGTATTTATAACCATCTATGTCATAAACTTCTCTCTGTGTTGAATAAAGATAGTAAAATGGCCTACTAGTCAGCAAAGACAGCGAGTCGGGCCCCATGCTATTTTCGTACATTAGTAACTCCATTACAAGTCTCGATACATCCTACatcttatattttctttcatttttttcaatcatcaacatgaACTAGCTATGTTCCCACACTCAATATATAGTCTATTAGAATTagtaggcataatacataaacatgactcttAAATTGGCGTCAGTTGACAACTATAACCTTTAACTttgaatgtgcacaagtagacacttaaacttgtataaaattgaacaaatagacacatccgtcctacatggcaccctacatggaaattttgtgtcctacgtggcgtcctacatgtattatggcatgtaggacacgtgtgtctacttattcaattttatacaagtttaagtgtctacttgtgcatactCAAATTTGGAGGACATAGTTATCCGTTGAACCCAAGTTAATGATCATGTTTTTGTATTATGCCGAACTAGTATTATGTCAACTTCACACTTCTTAACTCAAAAATCAAACTTGACATAGTCTACCATTCATATTGAATTCTCTCAACAAACTTCTATTTTTTCAACTCTCACCAAACTTAGAACAGATATTGAAGTTCTTAAAAGCTAAAACCCCTCAAGAAAACAGAACAATAGCACTatactcaaattttaaaaaatgaactaCCATCCCTTTTTGATTCTGTTACTTCTTGTTTTTGTCACCAATCTTGAAGTTGGTTTCACTAAAACTCATCATTCCAATACAACTTGTTCTGAAAATGACCAAAAAGCTCTGATTGAATTCAAGAATGGCCTAATCGATAACTCGAATCGTTTGTCATCATGGACAGGACAAAATTGTTGCAAATGGGATGGAGTTTTTTGTGATGAAAAAACAGGAGATGTTGTCAAAATTGATTTGCATTACAAGAATTATCTTCTAGATGGTGAATATCCACAAAGGGTGTTAGATAATCACACTAAAAACTTCTTGAGAGGTGAGTTAAGTCCTTCTTTGGTTAAATTGAAACATTTGAGTTACTTAGACTTGAGTCACAACTACTTTTCAAGTATCCAAATTCCACCTTTTTTTGGATTGTTAATGAACTTGAGATTTCTTAATCTTTCCTGTGCTGGTTTTGGTGGATATATTCCCAAAAATCTTGGGAATTTGTCGAGATTAGAACATCTTTATCTTGGTGGATGTTATGGCTACATTATCGGACCAGGAAATGATCTCAGAGTTGATAGTTTGCGTTGGATATCTAAGTTTTCTTCTTTGAAAAGTTTTGATCTTTCTCAATTGGTTATTGAAGATACTAAAGATCTTTGGAATTCAATTAACATGTTGCCTTCATTGCTTTCATTGAACTTAGAAGGTTGTAATCTCAACATTTTGCCTTCTTTTACACAAGTTAATTTCACATCTCTTAGTTCACTCAATATCCGAGATAACATGATTGGAATGAGCTCGGAGAATTCCTCCATCATCCCTCCATGGTTTTCTAATCTTACAATGCTCATGAATCTTCATCTTGGTGGTCAAAACAAGTTTGATGATCCAACTAATGTTCTTGAGAAGCTTAGTTCACTAAGAGTATTAGATGTTTCTAATAATGGATTTGGCGATTCGTTGTTGAGTTCATTGAGTAAGTTGAACAACTTGGTTTATTTGGATTTATTAGGGAATGACATCCACTTCTCTAGTCTCCATTTACTTGGAAATCTGACTTCACTTTCTGTACTTAAGTTGAGATTTAACACGTTAAAAGGGCTGATCCCCGAGGGTTTAACGAGCATTTTCTGTCGATTAAGTGTGCTTGATTTGTCAGATAATGAAATCAGTGGACTGCTTCCAACTTTTATAAGAGATCCATCGAGTTGTCTCGAGAATCGTTTGAAGGAGCTATACATGGGAAATACAAAATTCAGTGACTTCTTTCCTGAAGGAATGTCAATGCACAAGAATCTTGAAGTTATTGACAGTACTAATAGCTTATTATATGGTGAAATTCCATCTTCAATAAGCAAGCTGTCAAATTTGAGGTTTCTAAGGATATCAAACAACAAGTTGAATGGGAGCATTCCTTCGAGTATTGGACAGTTATCGAATCTTGAAGAGCTAGATATCTCGGAGAACTTATTCACCGGTATTGTTTCTGAACTCCACTTTGTAAAATTAAGCAAATTGATGAAATTGCACTTGTCTAAAAACGAAAACTTGGTTTTGAATGTGAGTTCCAATTGGTATCCAACTTTCCAAGTCAAAGAGATTGGGATGGCTTCAGTAAAAGTAGGGCCTGATTTTCCTCAATGGCTACAAAAACAGTCAATTCTTGATACTCTTATTATGTCTGATGCTAACATTTCTGATATGATCCCGAATTGGTTGAGCAATATAACGTTGTTCATGACCACTCTGGATCTCTCTGTTAACAAATTAGTCGGTGGTATAAGCGTGTTGTGTGATGCTCAACTTTTGAATTCGATTGATCTTTCAAAGAATCTGTTATCCGGACGAATCCCTTCATGTTTGAGTAACTTGGAAGGGTTGAGATCATTAAATTTGGCTGATAATAGTCTTGAAGGTGAAATCCCAAGTTCTTTAGGTGATTTGCCACTTAGGTTTTtgcatttgcaaaagaacaacttACAAGGTAAAATCCCTTtgtcttttcaaaatttgacaTGGTTAGAAAGACTAGACTTAGGAGAAAACAAGTTGAAGGATGTTTTTCCTACATGGATTGGCGAAAAGCTACAGAGTTTGGAACTCTTGAGGCTAAATTCTAATCAATTTTACGGTGTTATCCCATTAGAACTATGTCAAATCTCATCTCTATGTTGGCTAAATCTTGCTGGTAATAACTTGTATGGAACTATTCCGAGTTGTTTTGGAAACTTTTCGTGTGGTCGTATTCGTGGACCTGGTGAAGTATTTGGACAAAGAGTTGAAAGTTTTATGAAAGGAATACCACTCGAGTATGTTGGTGAACAAATTTTGTTACTAAGAATTTTGGATCTTTCTGAAAATAAACTTGTTGGAGGTATCCCTAAGGAGTTAACAAAATTGGTATACTTGCAATACTTGAATTTGTCTAGAAATAGTCTTAATGGGAGCATACCAAAAAAGATAGGTGATTTGAAGCAATTGGAGTCGCTTGATTTGTCACATAACAAACTTTCTGGTTCAATTCCTCAAAGTTTAGCTTCTTTGAATTATTTGAGCTACATGAACTTGTCATATAACGATTTTTCGGGTCCAATTCCTACTGGAAATCAGCTCCAATCTTTGGATGATCAATCATTTTATGTTGGTAATCCTAGACTTTGTGGAATATTGATCAAGAAAAGTTGCAATGGCAATGGAACATCAAATGTAAATAAACAAACTCCTCAAGATGGTGATCATGATCAAGATGTTGATGAACACAAGTGGTTTTATGCTGGAATTGCACCTGGTTTTTGTGTTGGCTTCTTGGGTATCCTCTTCATTTTGTACAAGACAAGGAATCGTGGCGTGGTGCACGTTTTCCAATGCTTGGCTCGACGTCTATGACAAGTCGTGTATGTACTTCTATGAGAGGTTGTCTGGTTGACAGTTGACACACAAGTTATGCAGAGATTAGAGTGTCAGAATTGTAATGCAGAACATTATAATGTAAAGAttgtaacatatat carries:
- the LOC125850415 gene encoding receptor-like protein EIX2, yielding MNYHPFLILLLLVFVTNLEVGFTKTHHSNTTCSENDQKALIEFKNGLIDNSNRLSSWTGQNCCKWDGVFCDEKTGDVVKIDLHYKNYLLDGEYPQRVLDNHTKNFLRGELSPSLVKLKHLSYLDLSHNYFSSIQIPPFFGLLMNLRFLNLSCAGFGGYIPKNLGNLSRLEHLYLGGCYGYIIGPGNDLRVDSLRWISKFSSLKSFDLSQLVIEDTKDLWNSINMLPSLLSLNLEGCNLNILPSFTQVNFTSLSSLNIRDNMIGMSSENSSIIPPWFSNLTMLMNLHLGGQNKFDDPTNVLEKLSSLRVLDVSNNGFGDSLLSSLSKLNNLVYLDLLGNDIHFSSLHLLGNLTSLSVLKLRFNTLKGLIPEGLTSIFCRLSVLDLSDNEISGLLPTFIRDPSSCLENRLKELYMGNTKFSDFFPEGMSMHKNLEVIDSTNSLLYGEIPSSISKLSNLRFLRISNNKLNGSIPSSIGQLSNLEELDISENLFTGIVSELHFVKLSKLMKLHLSKNENLVLNVSSNWYPTFQVKEIGMASVKVGPDFPQWLQKQSILDTLIMSDANISDMIPNWLSNITLFMTTLDLSVNKLVGGISVLCDAQLLNSIDLSKNLLSGRIPSCLSNLEGLRSLNLADNSLEGEIPSSLGDLPLRFLHLQKNNLQGKIPLSFQNLTWLERLDLGENKLKDVFPTWIGEKLQSLELLRLNSNQFYGVIPLELCQISSLCWLNLAGNNLYGTIPSCFGNFSCGRIRGPGEVFGQRVESFMKGIPLEYVGEQILLLRILDLSENKLVGGIPKELTKLVYLQYLNLSRNSLNGSIPKKIGDLKQLESLDLSHNKLSGSIPQSLASLNYLSYMNLSYNDFSGPIPTGNQLQSLDDQSFYVGNPRLCGILIKKSCNGNGTSNVNKQTPQDGDHDQDVDEHKWFYAGIAPGFCVGFLGILFILYKTRNRGVVHVFQCLARRL